AGCAATCAAGTTTGATTCAATGTTACATCATAAAGTGAACTTATCAGCATCACCATATTTTCCTGCCCTCAGATTCTCCAGCAATGTCAACAATCGAAGTCACCATGTATGAAATGTCAGCAGAACCATATCTCAACAATAGACCTGGTCAAAAAAACATAGATCTCCACAAAGAACTCCCCTCTCTTCTTTACACAATTTCACTTTCACCAAGATTAAGATAAATATCATAATTAACAAAAGCGGGAACATTaaggagaaaaggaaaaaggCTAGACAAGTTTCATAATATATAATCTGGCCTTAGAgagattaagaaaaaaatagaaaaaagaaaaggtaaaataaatcctagctATAGGAGAGTAATTCACCCGGGTAGACCTTGAAATAACCTAGAGTTAAACCACCTCCACTTTTAACCTGTCTGAACTCCCTCTTGAAGTAATAATAAATCTTCTTTAAAGAAAATGAATCTATGAATATTAAACCCTTCAACTTCTTTCCCTTCTTAAAAATCCCAACTaaccaaaaaatattatttaccaaGGCTCATTAACTACTACCAATGCCCTCCATCTAGCAGCTTAGTAGAAATTTGCTCATTTTCTAAGCTACCATCTGATCCAGCTGCATCTGTTCAAACCAAGCACTGAGGACAGCAGCTTGATCATGCCCATCAATCTGAGGACTCGCATTTGAAGCCTCACCACCATCACCATCACCACCACCATCACTACCACCACCAGATGGAACTGGCGCTGATGGCCCCACAGAAGTCGTTGGTGCGGTAACTAATTTTTCTGGTGGAGATTCCTTCACCAATGAATGGACCCAGGAAAGGTCCGGTTCCTCACCTCCAGACCGCATCTCGAAAGATGAGGACTGCCTGAGCTGACCTATCTCCTCACCATTCACTCCCCAGTCCAAGGTTCCAGAGGGCGATGCCCATTTGGACCATGATGAGTTCACAGGGGTGCCCACAACAGGCAATGTGCCAGAATCAAGATCACGAGAGCTGAGACACCGCAGTGTCTGTTGCTGCTTCTCCCGCAGCGCCAATGCAGCCAAACGGGCACTCATTGGTGAGAGTGGCTCAATACCATGGGGAGACATCCTGCCGGGAGAAGGGATACCAAGTGAAGCCTGCAAGAGAGAGGAGTGCCCAGGCAGCTGCTGGTGGTCAACAGCTTTTGATGAGAACATGTTAATATTGTCCGGTGAGAGCATgccctgctgctgctgctgaAACTGGTTGAGGAAAGCAGTTTTGTGTGATGGTGAGAAGACAGACCTCTGATCAGAATTGTACCTTGGAGATGAGGAGATCTCAGCTGAGAAAAGTTCATCAAGGTTCGATGGAGTCAGAGCCTTGGACCGGGCAGAGTGATACGCAGCTGCAGAGCCAAAGCGAGAGAAGCACAAATCATGATACAGTTGCTGCGCATCAAAATCAGGCATCATTGAGAAATCATCCACTGGCATGTCCCTTGCACTCAGAGACGATCGCAGCCTGCTGGACTGGAGATTGATTCCAGCAAGGTGCAGAGCAGGCGCATTGGGTTGTGGCCAGAACAGTGAGGAGTGGGCCacaccggtggtcgacggtgacatGGGAGGTGTGAACGGTGACATCAATGCTGAAACCGACGAGGGGGAACCCGGCATGAGACCCATCGCTGCTGCCATCTCCATTGCAGCAGAGGCAGTGGACCGGGGTGATGGCACACCCGACCCGGTTGACATATACAACGGACGAAGCTCCTCATTCGTATGAGCAAAGAAGCAGACACGGCGGCTGCAGCTGGTCCCATCCTTACAGAGACGTGTGCGGTACTGTGCCGGGTGAAGCCAGCACTCAAACACACCATGAGCATACTCACATAAGTCCCCCAGCCGGCATGCTCCCTTCCGGAATTCAGGGCAGGGGACACAGCTATAGTGATACTTTCTCGGATCACGACGCCGGGCATTCTCACCTGGATGAACAAAAGGACACTCTGTCCAGTCATGCGAGTATGCCCGTGAGCATGGCCGAACTTTGAAAGAGTACATACGGAACTCGTCGGTGGCATAGACGCTGTTCTTAATGTCCGGCAGCGATGGGTCAATCGGATACTCTTTCTTCTCAGCTACAGCAGCGGGAGGCGGGTCAGCAAACTTGGCATTCATAGGAGAGGAGGATGAGTTAGAGGACGGGGATCCATCCTCCTCAGGGGATGAGGACAGGGGTGGAGAGTTGGAGTTTGAGGTCGATGAGCGAACAATATACTGCAGTTGCTGCTCCCCACCCGAAACAAAGCAAGAACCACCAAGTAGTTGTTCAAGAGCAACTTTCACATCAGTCAACATGGGCGGCACAACAATCACGTCGGCTGGCCGATGGCCATTGGCATCGACAGCATTAGGATCAGCTCCAGCTGCAAGCAGAATCTTAACAGCATCAACAGCGTCCGGCGAGCCACCGGAGGCAGCGCAGTGGAGGACAGTGGCGTTGTCGGGACCGCAGCCCC
This genomic window from Elaeis guineensis isolate ETL-2024a chromosome 13, EG11, whole genome shotgun sequence contains:
- the LOC105052031 gene encoding zinc finger CCCH domain-containing protein 24, translated to MCGGPKRIKPSSSPSSEEARSPYPGKPMNHLTVETDDSFSTLLDLAANNDAEGFQRSLDRDPSAVDEVGMWYGRKKGTNLMILLHRTPLMVAATYGSLDVLRLILALSVVDVNRGCGPDNATVLHCAASGGSPDAVDAVKILLAAGADPNAVDANGHRPADVIVVPPMLTDVKVALEQLLGGSCFVSGGEQQLQYIVRSSTSNSNSPPLSSSPEEDGSPSSNSSSSPMNAKFADPPPAAVAEKKEYPIDPSLPDIKNSVYATDEFRMYSFKVRPCSRAYSHDWTECPFVHPGENARRRDPRKYHYSCVPCPEFRKGACRLGDLCEYAHGVFECWLHPAQYRTRLCKDGTSCSRRVCFFAHTNEELRPLYMSTGSGVPSPRSTASAAMEMAAAMGLMPGSPSSVSALMSPFTPPMSPSTTGVAHSSLFWPQPNAPALHLAGINLQSSRLRSSLSARDMPVDDFSMMPDFDAQQLYHDLCFSRFGSAAAYHSARSKALTPSNLDELFSAEISSSPRYNSDQRSVFSPSHKTAFLNQFQQQQQGMLSPDNINMFSSKAVDHQQLPGHSSLLQASLGIPSPGRMSPHGIEPLSPMSARLAALALREKQQQTLRCLSSRDLDSGTLPVVGTPVNSSWSKWASPSGTLDWGVNGEEIGQLRQSSSFEMRSGGEEPDLSWVHSLVKESPPEKLVTAPTTSVGPSAPVPSGGGSDGGGDGDGGEASNASPQIDGHDQAAVLSAWFEQMQLDQMVA